The following are from one region of the Shinella sp. PSBB067 genome:
- the nuoH gene encoding NADH-quinone oxidoreductase subunit NuoH, with product MDAFVSTYVWPAVIMIAQSLLLLVALLVFIAYVLLADRKIWAAVQLRRGPNVVGPWGLFQSFADLLKFVFKEPVIPAGANKAIFLLAPLVSVTLALATWAVVPLNNGWVIANINVGILYIFAISSLEVYGIIMGGWASNSKYPFLGALRSAAQMVSYEVSIGFVIVTVLLCVGSLNLTDIVTAQSDGLGTRLGLPPSFLDWHWLSLFPMFVVFFISALAETNRPPFDLPEAESELVAGFMVEYGSTPYMMFMLGEYAAICLMCALTTILFLGGWLPPVDVWFLNWVPGIVWFVLKASFVFFMFAMVKAFVPRYRYDQLMRLGWKVFLPISLAMVVIVAFVLKLTGWSA from the coding sequence ATGGACGCTTTCGTTTCGACCTATGTCTGGCCCGCGGTGATCATGATCGCCCAATCGCTTCTGCTGCTGGTCGCGCTTCTGGTCTTCATCGCCTACGTGCTCCTTGCCGACCGCAAGATCTGGGCCGCCGTGCAGCTTCGCCGCGGCCCGAACGTCGTCGGTCCCTGGGGGCTCTTCCAGTCCTTCGCCGACCTTCTGAAGTTCGTCTTCAAGGAGCCGGTCATCCCGGCCGGCGCCAACAAGGCGATCTTCCTGCTCGCCCCGCTCGTCTCCGTGACGCTGGCGCTCGCCACCTGGGCGGTGGTGCCGCTCAACAACGGCTGGGTGATCGCCAACATCAATGTCGGCATCCTCTACATCTTCGCGATCTCCTCGCTCGAAGTGTACGGCATCATCATGGGCGGCTGGGCTTCGAACTCGAAGTACCCGTTCCTCGGCGCGCTGCGCTCGGCCGCGCAGATGGTCTCCTACGAAGTGTCGATCGGTTTCGTCATCGTCACGGTGCTGCTGTGCGTCGGCTCGCTGAACCTGACGGACATCGTCACGGCGCAGAGCGACGGCCTCGGCACGCGCCTCGGCCTGCCGCCGTCCTTCCTCGACTGGCACTGGCTGTCGCTGTTCCCGATGTTCGTGGTGTTCTTCATCTCGGCGCTCGCCGAGACGAACCGCCCGCCCTTCGACCTTCCCGAAGCCGAATCCGAACTCGTCGCCGGCTTCATGGTCGAATACGGCTCGACCCCGTACATGATGTTCATGCTCGGCGAATATGCCGCCATCTGCCTGATGTGCGCGCTGACCACGATCCTCTTCCTCGGCGGCTGGCTGCCTCCGGTCGACGTCTGGTTCCTCAACTGGGTCCCGGGCATCGTCTGGTTCGTCCTGAAGGCATCCTTCGTCTTCTTCATGTTCGCGATGGTGAAGGCCTTCGTGCCGCGCTATCGCTACGACCAGCTCATGCGTCTCGGCTGGAAGGTCTTTCTTCCGATCTCGCTGGCCATGGTCGTCATCGTTGCATTCGTGCTGAAGCTCACGGGTTGGTCCGCATGA
- the nuoI gene encoding NADH-quinone oxidoreductase subunit NuoI, which yields MASLSQAVNSLFLKEFVGAFFLSMRYFFRAKATVNYPFEKGPVSPRFRGEHALRRYPNGEERCIACKLCEAICPAQAITIEAGPRRNDGTRRTVRYDIDMVKCIYCGFCQEACPVDAIVEGPNFEFSTETREELYYDKQKLLENGDRWEREIARNIAMDSPYR from the coding sequence ATGGCTAGTCTTTCGCAAGCCGTGAATTCGCTGTTCCTCAAGGAATTCGTCGGCGCGTTCTTCCTGTCGATGCGCTACTTCTTCCGCGCCAAGGCGACGGTGAACTACCCGTTCGAAAAGGGCCCGGTCTCCCCGCGCTTCCGCGGCGAGCACGCATTGCGCCGCTATCCCAACGGCGAAGAGCGCTGCATCGCCTGCAAGCTGTGCGAGGCCATCTGTCCGGCCCAGGCCATCACCATCGAGGCCGGCCCGCGGCGCAACGACGGCACGCGCCGCACCGTTCGCTACGACATCGACATGGTGAAGTGCATCTATTGCGGCTTCTGCCAGGAAGCCTGCCCGGTCGACGCTATCGTCGAAGGTCCGAACTTCGAGTTCTCGACCGAGACACGCGAGGAGCTCTACTACGACAAGCAGAAGCTTCTGGAGAACGGCGACCGCTGGGAGCGGGAAATCGCCCGCAACATCGCTATGGACTCGCCTTACCGCTGA
- the nuoG gene encoding NADH-quinone oxidoreductase subunit NuoG, producing MAKLIVDGKEIEVPDHFTLLQACEEAGAEVPRFCFHERLSVAGNCRMCLVEVKGGPPKPAASCAMGVRDLRPGPNGEPPEVFTTTPMVKKAREGVMEFLLINHPLDCPICDQGGECDLQDQAMAFGIDSSRYAENKRAVEDKYIGPLVKTVMTRCIHCTRCVRFTTEVAGISELGLIGRGEDAEITTYLEQAMTSELQGNVVDLCPVGALTSKPFAFTARPWELNKTESIDVMDAVGSAIRVDTRGREVMRILPRVNEEINEEWISDKTRYIWDGLKTQRLDRPYVRSNGRLQPASWAEAFGAVKAAVAGKAGERIGAIAGDLASVEEIFALRELMTALGSVNVDCRQDGSALDPSLGRASYIFNPTIEGIEEADALLIVGSNPRLEAAVLNARIRKRWRMDNFPIGVIGADGDLRYGYEYLGAGADTLSGLIDGSVKFAAKLKKAERPMIIVGQGALSRPDGLAVLSAVSALAEKVGAVKAGWNGLAVLHTAAARVGGLDLGFVPGEGGKTAAEMLTGTDVLFLLGADEMDFAQKTAFTVYIGSHGDNAAHVADVILPGAAYTEKSGLWVNTEGRVQMGNRAGFAPGDAREDWAILRALSDVLGKKLPFDSLAQLREKLYAAHPHFAAIDEISPGDIADLSALAKKGGTMANSGFASPIKDFYLTNPIARASAVMAECSALARNNFKVAAE from the coding sequence ATGGCAAAGCTGATAGTCGACGGAAAAGAAATTGAAGTCCCGGATCACTTCACGCTGCTTCAGGCGTGCGAGGAGGCGGGTGCCGAAGTTCCGCGCTTCTGTTTCCACGAGCGGCTGTCGGTTGCCGGCAACTGCCGCATGTGCCTCGTCGAGGTGAAGGGCGGCCCGCCGAAGCCGGCGGCCTCCTGCGCCATGGGCGTGCGCGACCTGCGTCCCGGCCCGAACGGCGAACCGCCGGAAGTCTTCACGACCACGCCGATGGTCAAGAAGGCGCGCGAAGGCGTGATGGAATTCCTGCTCATCAACCATCCGCTCGATTGCCCGATCTGCGACCAGGGCGGCGAATGCGACCTGCAGGACCAGGCGATGGCCTTCGGCATCGACAGTTCGCGCTACGCCGAGAACAAGCGCGCGGTCGAGGACAAGTATATCGGCCCGCTCGTCAAGACGGTCATGACGCGCTGCATCCACTGCACGCGCTGTGTCCGCTTCACCACGGAAGTCGCCGGCATCAGCGAACTCGGCCTCATCGGCCGCGGCGAGGACGCCGAGATCACCACCTATCTCGAACAGGCGATGACCTCCGAGCTGCAGGGCAATGTGGTCGACCTCTGCCCGGTCGGCGCGTTGACCTCCAAGCCCTTCGCCTTCACGGCCCGTCCGTGGGAACTGAACAAGACGGAATCCATCGACGTCATGGATGCCGTCGGCTCGGCCATCCGCGTCGATACGCGCGGCCGTGAAGTCATGCGCATCCTGCCGCGCGTCAACGAAGAGATCAACGAGGAGTGGATCTCCGACAAGACCCGCTACATCTGGGACGGCCTGAAGACCCAGCGTCTCGACCGCCCCTATGTCCGCAGTAACGGCCGTCTCCAGCCGGCAAGCTGGGCCGAGGCCTTCGGCGCCGTCAAGGCCGCCGTCGCCGGCAAGGCGGGCGAGCGCATCGGCGCCATCGCCGGTGATCTTGCCTCCGTCGAGGAAATCTTCGCGCTGCGCGAACTGATGACCGCGCTCGGCTCTGTCAACGTCGACTGCCGCCAGGACGGCTCGGCGCTCGACCCGTCGCTCGGCCGCGCCAGCTACATCTTCAACCCGACCATCGAAGGCATCGAAGAGGCCGACGCGCTGCTGATCGTCGGCTCCAACCCGCGCCTGGAAGCGGCCGTGCTCAACGCCCGCATCCGCAAGCGCTGGCGCATGGACAACTTCCCGATCGGCGTGATCGGCGCAGACGGCGATTTGCGCTATGGCTACGAATATCTCGGCGCCGGCGCGGATACGCTCTCCGGCCTCATCGACGGCTCGGTCAAGTTCGCCGCCAAGCTGAAGAAGGCCGAGCGCCCGATGATCATCGTCGGCCAGGGCGCGCTGTCGCGTCCCGATGGCCTCGCCGTCCTTTCGGCCGTTTCCGCCCTTGCGGAAAAGGTCGGCGCGGTGAAGGCGGGCTGGAACGGCCTTGCCGTGCTGCATACCGCGGCCGCGCGCGTCGGCGGCCTCGACCTCGGCTTCGTGCCGGGTGAGGGCGGCAAGACGGCGGCGGAGATGCTGACGGGCACGGACGTGCTGTTCCTGCTCGGCGCCGACGAGATGGACTTCGCGCAGAAGACCGCCTTCACGGTCTATATCGGCTCGCACGGCGACAACGCCGCCCATGTCGCCGACGTGATCCTGCCGGGTGCGGCCTATACAGAGAAGTCGGGCCTCTGGGTCAACACCGAGGGCCGCGTCCAGATGGGCAACCGCGCCGGCTTCGCGCCGGGCGACGCGCGCGAGGACTGGGCGATCCTGCGCGCCCTCTCCGACGTTCTCGGCAAGAAGCTGCCGTTCGATTCGCTTGCCCAGCTTCGCGAGAAGCTCTATGCCGCGCACCCGCATTTCGCCGCGATCGACGAGATTTCGCCCGGCGATATCGCCGATCTGTCCGCCCTTGCGAAAAAAGGCGGGACGATGGCGAATTCCGGGTTTGCGTCTCCGATCAAAGACTTCTATTTGACGAACCCGATAGCGCGCGCTTCCGCGGTCATGGCCGAATGCTCGGCTCTGGCCCGCAACAATTTCAAAGTCGCGGCGGAATGA
- a CDS encoding NADH:ubiquinone oxidoreductase gives MTKPVGQDANATKVPPAEAAGDDPFGLSPWLKQMPDVPLHPLMAHPMAAMAATTAIGFAIAGQMAGAMLGVMQSAAERTKAMLDEAAEPTARAEAAKETAAPVKAKPELRVVPKTETPAAEPKVKVARERSATPKTAQARPARKAPAAKAGKADDLKAISGIGPKLEQVLNGMGLKRYADIAALTDADAARIEAELGFSGRIARDGWVEQARTLAKGRG, from the coding sequence ATGACGAAGCCGGTTGGACAGGATGCGAATGCGACCAAAGTCCCGCCGGCTGAAGCTGCCGGCGACGACCCGTTCGGGCTGTCGCCGTGGCTGAAGCAGATGCCGGACGTGCCGCTGCATCCGCTGATGGCGCATCCGATGGCGGCGATGGCCGCCACGACCGCGATCGGCTTCGCCATTGCCGGCCAGATGGCAGGGGCGATGCTGGGCGTGATGCAGAGCGCGGCGGAGCGGACGAAGGCGATGCTGGACGAGGCGGCGGAACCGACCGCCAGGGCCGAAGCCGCGAAAGAGACGGCAGCGCCGGTGAAGGCGAAGCCGGAGCTGCGGGTGGTTCCGAAGACGGAAACGCCAGCGGCGGAACCGAAGGTCAAGGTGGCGCGCGAAAGGAGCGCGACGCCGAAGACGGCGCAAGCGAGGCCGGCGCGCAAGGCGCCGGCGGCCAAAGCCGGGAAGGCCGATGACCTGAAGGCGATTTCGGGCATCGGGCCGAAGCTGGAGCAGGTGCTGAACGGCATGGGGCTCAAGCGCTACGCCGACATCGCTGCCCTGACGGACGCGGATGCGGCAAGGATCGAAGCCGAACTCGGGTTCAGCGGGCGCATCGCCCGCGACGGCTGGGTGGAGCAGGCAAGGACGCTGGCGAAGGGCAGGGGCTAG